The Bacillus vallismortis genome window below encodes:
- the groL gene encoding chaperonin GroEL (60 kDa chaperone family; promotes refolding of misfolded polypeptides especially under stressful conditions; forms two stacked rings of heptamers to form a barrel-shaped 14mer; ends can be capped by GroES; misfolded proteins enter the barrel where they are refolded when GroES binds) yields the protein MAKDIKFSEEARRAMLRGVDALADAVKVTLGPKGRNVVLEKKFGSPLITNDGVTIAKEIELEDAFENMGAKLVAEVASKTNDVAGDGTTTATVLAQAMIREGLKNVTAGANPVGVRKGMEKAVAVAIENLQEISKPIEGKESIAQVAAISAADEEVGSLIAEAMERVGNDGVITIEESKGFTTELEVVEGMQFDRGYASPYMVTDSDKMEAVLDNPYILITDKKITNIQEILPVLEQVVQQGKPLLLIAEDVEGEALATLVVNKLRGTFNAVAVKAPGFGDRRKAMLEDIAVLTGGEVITEDLGLDLKSTEITQLGRASKVVVTKENTTIVEGAGETDKISARVTQIRAQVEETTSEFDREKLQERLAKLAGGVAVIKVGAATETELKERKLRIEDALNSTRAAVEEGIVSGGGTALVNVYNKVAAVEAEGDAQTGINIVLRALEEPIRQIAHNAGLEGSVIVERLKNEEIGVGFNAATGEWVNMIDKGIVDPTKVTRSALQNAASVAAMLLTTEAVVADKPEENAGGGAGMPDMGGMGGMGGMM from the coding sequence ATGGCAAAAGATATTAAGTTTAGTGAAGAAGCTCGCCGCGCAATGCTTCGCGGTGTCGATGCACTTGCTGATGCTGTAAAAGTTACTTTAGGACCAAAAGGACGCAACGTGGTTCTAGAGAAAAAATTCGGTTCTCCGTTAATCACGAATGACGGTGTAACAATCGCTAAAGAAATCGAACTCGAAGACGCGTTTGAAAACATGGGTGCTAAGCTTGTTGCTGAAGTAGCCAGCAAAACAAACGATGTTGCCGGTGACGGTACAACAACTGCGACAGTTCTTGCGCAAGCAATGATCCGTGAAGGCCTTAAAAACGTAACAGCAGGCGCTAATCCTGTAGGCGTGCGTAAAGGTATGGAAAAAGCTGTAGCGGTTGCGATCGAAAACTTACAAGAAATTTCTAAGCCAATCGAGGGCAAAGAGTCTATCGCTCAGGTTGCTGCGATCTCTGCTGCTGATGAGGAAGTCGGAAGCCTTATCGCTGAAGCAATGGAGCGCGTAGGAAACGACGGCGTTATCACAATCGAAGAGTCTAAAGGCTTCACAACTGAGCTTGAAGTTGTTGAAGGTATGCAATTCGACCGCGGATATGCGTCTCCTTACATGGTAACTGACTCTGATAAGATGGAAGCGGTTCTCGACAATCCTTACATCTTAATCACAGACAAAAAAATCACAAACATTCAAGAAATCCTTCCTGTGCTTGAGCAGGTTGTTCAGCAAGGCAAACCATTGCTTCTGATCGCTGAGGATGTTGAAGGCGAAGCGCTTGCAACTCTTGTTGTGAACAAACTTCGCGGCACATTCAACGCAGTTGCTGTCAAAGCTCCTGGCTTCGGTGACCGCCGTAAAGCAATGCTTGAAGACATCGCTGTTCTTACTGGCGGAGAAGTCATCACAGAAGATCTCGGCCTTGACCTGAAATCAACTGAAATCACACAATTGGGACGCGCTTCTAAAGTTGTCGTTACAAAAGAAAACACAACAATCGTTGAAGGCGCTGGCGAAACAGACAAAATTTCTGCCCGCGTGACTCAAATCCGCGCTCAAGTGGAAGAAACGACTTCTGAGTTTGACAGAGAAAAATTACAAGAGCGTCTTGCGAAACTTGCTGGCGGCGTAGCTGTCATCAAAGTCGGCGCTGCGACTGAAACTGAGCTGAAAGAGCGTAAACTTCGCATCGAAGACGCCCTCAACTCAACTCGCGCAGCTGTTGAAGAAGGCATCGTATCCGGCGGTGGTACAGCGCTTGTAAACGTATATAACAAAGTGGCTGCAGTTGAAGCTGAAGGCGATGCTCAAACAGGTATCAACATCGTGCTTCGCGCGCTTGAAGAGCCAATTCGTCAAATCGCGCACAACGCTGGACTTGAAGGATCTGTCATCGTTGAACGCCTCAAAAACGAAGAAATCGGCGTAGGCTTCAACGCTGCAACTGGCGAATGGGTAAACATGATCGACAAAGGTATCGTTGACCCAACTAAAGTGACACGTTCTGCACTGCAAAACGCTGCGTCTGTAGCGGCTATGTTGTTAACAACTGAAGCCGTTGTCGCTGACAAGCCGGAAGAGAATGCCGGCGGCGGTGCTGGTATGCCTGATATGGGCGGCATGGGCGGTATGGGCGGCATGATGTAA
- a CDS encoding tyrosine-type recombinase/integrase, whose protein sequence is MVPILTPKTKGSVRSIKIDEMLINMLKKHRLKQNEIKLINRLVYQDNGFIFAREDGHPELRKVVETRLKRLLKKAEIEKNITPHSFRHTHTSLLIEAGVGIKEIQQRLGHTDINTTMNIYAHMTANMEEKASQQFSKLMKDLLL, encoded by the coding sequence TTGGTTCCTATTTTAACGCCAAAGACAAAGGGATCTGTCCGTTCAATCAAGATTGATGAAATGCTGATTAACATGTTAAAAAAGCATCGGCTTAAACAAAATGAAATTAAATTAATAAACAGACTTGTTTACCAAGATAACGGATTTATTTTCGCTCGAGAGGATGGCCATCCAGAACTAAGAAAAGTTGTTGAGACCCGGCTTAAAAGGCTTCTGAAAAAAGCAGAAATAGAAAAGAACATTACCCCACACTCATTTAGACATACCCATACTTCATTATTGATTGAAGCTGGAGTCGGTATTAAAGAAATACAACAGCGGCTAGGACATACGGATATTAATACTACAATGAATATCTATGCTCATATGACCGCCAATATGGAAGAAAAGGCCTCCCAACAGTTTAGCAAACTGATGAAAGACCTTCTCCTATAG
- a CDS encoding DNA sulfur modification protein DndB, whose translation MSTLNSIKISFKGSKGNQFGRDTFVTMIPFNKIESFFKVFPEVQRKLSKPRVKSIAKYILDGIDKKRMTFLSAITVTCKNEIEYNDEESTIDVDISTVFSINDGQHRSEAIKLAIATLKENIENANNNTERENLLQKLHLLENMTIPVVIFTNIDQKGEQQLFHDLNLLAGKPNKSIALNFDSSDQYNRLSKDLAKNNEQLLRLNVETEKTQIRGNNNQIMVLSTLRNMLCYILTGSNKDKEGLLNIETYNDFYNTLDEIINLLFEVLPEDASNREKYIIGTAATLQGIGKYLNEVIYKQNNLDWQSEIKKLGTIDWSHSSSVWEGYGGSYIPEKNKFVFTGTSAGINGVYEALKNTLK comes from the coding sequence ATGTCTACATTAAACTCAATTAAGATTTCATTTAAAGGATCAAAGGGAAATCAGTTTGGAAGAGATACATTTGTTACAATGATTCCTTTTAATAAAATTGAAAGTTTTTTTAAAGTTTTTCCGGAAGTTCAACGTAAATTAAGTAAGCCGCGTGTTAAATCTATCGCAAAGTACATTTTAGATGGAATCGATAAAAAAAGAATGACGTTTCTAAGTGCAATTACTGTTACTTGTAAGAATGAAATTGAATACAATGATGAAGAATCTACTATTGATGTGGATATTAGCACTGTTTTTTCTATTAATGATGGACAACATCGTTCTGAAGCAATAAAATTGGCTATTGCCACATTAAAAGAGAATATTGAAAATGCTAATAACAATACTGAAAGAGAAAATCTTTTGCAAAAGCTCCACTTACTTGAAAATATGACTATACCAGTTGTGATTTTCACTAATATTGATCAAAAAGGGGAACAACAATTATTCCATGATTTGAATTTGTTGGCTGGTAAGCCTAACAAATCTATTGCATTAAATTTTGATTCCAGTGATCAATACAATAGATTGTCCAAAGATTTAGCAAAAAATAACGAGCAGTTATTACGATTAAATGTAGAAACGGAAAAAACTCAAATACGTGGTAATAATAATCAAATTATGGTTCTTTCAACATTGAGGAACATGTTATGTTATATCCTTACTGGGTCAAATAAAGATAAAGAAGGCTTGTTAAACATCGAAACTTATAATGATTTCTACAACACATTGGATGAAATTATTAACTTACTTTTCGAGGTATTACCTGAAGATGCTTCGAATCGCGAAAAGTATATTATTGGTACAGCGGCTACTCTGCAAGGTATTGGTAAATACTTAAACGAAGTGATTTATAAACAAAATAACCTCGATTGGCAAAGTGAAATAAAAAAATTAGGTACTATCGATTGGTCTCACAGTAGTTCTGTATGGGAAGGTTATGGTGGTAGCTACATTCCAGAAAAAAATAAGTTTGTATTTACTGGTACTAGTGCAGGGATTAATGGTGTATATGAGGCTTTAAAGAATACATTGAAATAA
- a CDS encoding MBL fold metallo-hydrolase encodes MGEVIIEMFPADNGDSFLVRCIGDKCTNILIDFGYEDTYREFIKPKLLELRENGEKLDLVVLTHVDTDHVEGAQFFFEENGFSINPNIIEVGEVWHNSYRHLSYSEGKQALSERDVKKVLRKAQSLPTKNNQRDETKVSIEHGSRIASLLYNYEYSWNGLFNGNAVISNKNAIELNNDLKLTIITPTALQLDRLKEHWRTGLKKIFPGVPLIDDRVFDDAIEFVSHFYPDLGVPNLSEKASEATGLESIADSPFREERSIINASSITFILDYQGKKILFLADSQPSIVKSELERLFGNVTFPIYFDAIKVSHHGSKANTSKNLLDLICSDKYLISTNGNKYGHPHLETLARLVVRDSNKKNIYFNYETESSLRFSQEEWLREFKYSVITAEPNKSSIIII; translated from the coding sequence TTGGGTGAAGTAATTATAGAGATGTTTCCGGCTGATAACGGTGATTCTTTTCTGGTTAGGTGTATAGGAGATAAATGCACCAATATTTTGATAGATTTTGGCTATGAGGACACCTATAGAGAGTTTATTAAGCCTAAGTTACTTGAGTTAAGGGAGAATGGTGAGAAGTTAGACTTGGTAGTTTTAACACATGTTGATACCGATCATGTAGAGGGCGCTCAATTCTTTTTCGAAGAAAATGGATTTAGTATTAATCCCAATATCATTGAAGTAGGAGAGGTCTGGCATAACAGTTATAGGCATTTATCTTACAGTGAAGGAAAGCAGGCACTTTCTGAAAGAGATGTTAAAAAAGTCTTAAGAAAGGCTCAATCACTACCAACGAAAAATAATCAACGTGATGAAACCAAAGTAAGTATCGAGCATGGCAGTCGTATAGCTAGTTTGTTATACAATTATGAGTATTCTTGGAATGGGTTATTCAATGGAAATGCTGTAATTTCAAATAAAAACGCTATTGAATTAAATAATGATCTTAAATTAACGATAATAACACCGACAGCATTGCAATTAGATAGATTAAAAGAACATTGGAGGACAGGGTTAAAGAAAATTTTCCCTGGTGTACCTCTAATAGATGACCGGGTTTTTGATGATGCTATTGAATTTGTTTCTCATTTTTATCCAGATTTAGGTGTACCTAATTTATCTGAGAAAGCATCTGAGGCCACTGGATTAGAATCTATAGCTGATAGCCCTTTTAGAGAGGAAAGGTCAATAATTAATGCTAGCTCAATAACTTTTATTCTTGATTATCAGGGAAAGAAAATTCTTTTTCTTGCTGATAGTCAACCATCAATAGTAAAAAGTGAGCTTGAAAGGTTATTTGGCAATGTAACATTCCCAATATATTTTGATGCTATAAAAGTTTCCCACCATGGAAGTAAAGCTAATACAAGTAAAAACTTATTAGATTTGATTTGTTCAGATAAATATCTAATATCAACAAATGGTAATAAGTATGGGCACCCACACTTGGAGACTTTGGCCCGTTTAGTAGTAAGAGATAGTAATAAGAAAAATATATATTTTAATTATGAAACCGAA